From Pseudoalteromonas viridis, the proteins below share one genomic window:
- the katG gene encoding catalase/peroxidase HPI has product MQANDRPGTCPILHNSPTTEQMAQPKWWPKTLNLDILHQHDSKTDPMNPDFCYREAVKHLDFDALKKDLHALMTDSQPWWPADWGHYGGLMIRMTWHAAGTYRIADGRGGAATGNLRFAPLNSWPDNTNLDKARRLLWPIKQKYGNRLSWADLIAYAGTIAYESMGLKTYGFAFGREDIWHPEKDIYWGPESEWLATSDSDNSRYHGERELHNPLAAVMMGLIYVNPEGVDGQPDPQKTAEDVRTTFARMAMNDEETVALTAGGHTVGKCHGNGDAEALGPEPEGAALEAQGFGWLKDGATGKHAVTSGLEGAWTSQPTRWDNGYFHLLLNYEWELKKSPAGAWQWQPINVKEEDKYPDVADSQQRHSPIMTDADMAMKVDPEYRKISQRFYDDPDYFSEVFAKAWFKLTHRDMGPVSRYIGPDVPTETSLWQDPVPVGNTSYDLQALRQAIATCDLSIAERVATAWDSARTFRGSDRRGGANGARIRLAPQKDWPGNEPARLNKVLATLTPIAQQHNASLADTLVLAGNLAVEQAAKAAGFDIQVPFTPGRGDATDEMTDTGAFAVLEPLHDAFRNWLKAPYQVSPEELMLDKAQLLGLTAPQMTALLGGMRVLNTNHGATQHGVFTDRPEVLSNDFFVTLTDMQYQWQPKDEHTYQLIDRNSGEVAWTATRVDLVFGSNSVLRSYSEFYAQDDNREKFVQDFVDVWAKVMHADMA; this is encoded by the coding sequence ATGCAAGCAAACGACCGCCCTGGTACCTGTCCGATACTACATAACAGCCCCACTACAGAGCAAATGGCTCAGCCCAAGTGGTGGCCCAAAACACTGAACCTTGACATACTACACCAACACGACAGCAAAACGGATCCAATGAACCCAGACTTTTGCTACCGCGAAGCGGTAAAACACCTCGACTTCGACGCCCTCAAAAAAGACCTGCATGCGCTGATGACCGACAGCCAACCCTGGTGGCCCGCTGACTGGGGGCATTATGGTGGACTGATGATCCGCATGACCTGGCATGCCGCCGGGACATATAGGATAGCCGATGGCCGCGGGGGGGCCGCCACCGGAAACCTGAGATTTGCACCGCTCAACTCATGGCCAGATAATACCAACCTGGATAAAGCGCGCCGCCTGCTTTGGCCAATTAAACAAAAATACGGAAACCGACTGAGCTGGGCAGATCTGATAGCCTACGCCGGCACCATAGCGTATGAGTCTATGGGGTTAAAAACTTATGGGTTTGCGTTTGGCCGCGAAGACATCTGGCATCCGGAGAAAGATATTTACTGGGGCCCGGAATCTGAATGGCTGGCTACCAGTGACAGCGACAACAGCCGCTATCACGGTGAGCGGGAGCTGCACAATCCATTAGCCGCTGTAATGATGGGCCTGATCTATGTCAACCCTGAAGGAGTGGACGGCCAGCCCGATCCGCAAAAAACGGCCGAAGATGTGCGCACAACATTTGCCCGTATGGCAATGAATGATGAAGAGACGGTTGCACTGACCGCAGGCGGACACACGGTTGGCAAATGCCATGGTAATGGCGATGCAGAGGCGCTCGGCCCCGAGCCTGAAGGGGCAGCTCTGGAAGCACAGGGGTTTGGCTGGCTCAAAGACGGCGCGACTGGCAAACATGCCGTGACCAGTGGACTGGAAGGTGCCTGGACAAGCCAGCCGACCCGCTGGGACAACGGCTACTTTCATTTATTGCTCAACTATGAATGGGAACTGAAAAAGAGCCCGGCAGGTGCCTGGCAATGGCAACCCATCAATGTGAAAGAAGAAGACAAATACCCGGATGTTGCAGACTCACAACAACGCCACAGCCCGATCATGACTGATGCCGATATGGCGATGAAAGTCGACCCGGAGTACCGTAAAATTTCGCAACGTTTTTACGATGATCCGGATTATTTCTCCGAGGTATTTGCCAAGGCCTGGTTCAAACTCACGCACCGTGATATGGGCCCGGTGTCACGTTACATCGGACCAGACGTGCCAACAGAGACCAGCCTCTGGCAAGATCCGGTTCCGGTGGGTAATACCAGCTACGACCTTCAGGCGCTCAGGCAAGCCATCGCGACCTGCGACCTGAGTATTGCAGAGCGCGTTGCAACGGCCTGGGACAGCGCGCGAACATTTCGCGGCTCAGACCGGCGTGGCGGTGCCAACGGCGCGCGTATTCGCCTGGCACCACAAAAGGATTGGCCCGGCAATGAACCGGCTCGACTAAATAAAGTGCTGGCCACCCTCACCCCCATCGCACAGCAGCATAACGCGAGTCTGGCAGACACCCTGGTGCTGGCAGGTAACCTTGCTGTTGAGCAGGCCGCAAAAGCGGCAGGGTTTGACATTCAGGTGCCGTTTACGCCCGGACGAGGCGACGCCACCGACGAGATGACAGATACCGGGGCGTTTGCCGTCCTGGAGCCGCTGCATGATGCGTTTCGTAACTGGTTAAAAGCGCCCTACCAGGTGAGTCCGGAAGAGCTCATGCTGGACAAGGCCCAGTTGCTGGGACTGACAGCCCCGCAGATGACGGCCCTGCTGGGTGGCATGCGTGTACTCAATACCAATCATGGCGCCACGCAACACGGTGTATTTACTGATCGGCCTGAAGTGTTAAGCAACGACTTTTTTGTCACGCTAACCGACATGCAATACCAATGGCAGCCTAAGGACGAGCACACTTATCAATTGATTGACCGAAACAGCGGCGAAGTGGCGTGGACGGCAACGCGCGTCGACCTGGTATTCGGCTCTAACTCCGTATTGCGCAGTTATTCCGAGTTTTATGCTCAGGACGATAACCGCGAGAAGTTTGTGCAAGACTTTGTTGATGTGTGGGCTAAAGTAATGCACGCCGATATGGCATAA
- a CDS encoding GNAT family N-acetyltransferase: MIRIMTQSDFQRFWPTFKAVIEQQETYAFDPDMSQQAAYALWCEKVDCAYVMVEGDEILGSYYLKANAMGPSDHICNCGYMVTTQARGKGVARTLCEHSQNEAKARGYLAMQFNSVVASNQVAVQLWQRLGYQIIGTIPKAYRHPRLGFTDSHIMYKWLD, encoded by the coding sequence ATGATAAGAATAATGACACAAAGCGACTTTCAACGTTTCTGGCCAACCTTTAAGGCGGTGATTGAACAACAAGAGACTTATGCTTTTGACCCCGACATGTCACAGCAGGCGGCCTATGCACTGTGGTGCGAAAAAGTAGACTGTGCTTATGTCATGGTCGAAGGTGACGAGATCCTCGGAAGCTATTATTTAAAAGCCAATGCGATGGGCCCGAGCGATCATATTTGTAATTGTGGCTATATGGTCACAACTCAGGCAAGAGGTAAAGGGGTTGCGCGCACCTTGTGTGAGCATTCGCAAAATGAGGCAAAAGCGCGGGGCTACCTGGCTATGCAGTTCAACTCTGTGGTTGCCAGTAATCAGGTGGCGGTGCAGCTGTGGCAAAGGTTGGGGTATCAAATAATCGGAACAATTCCAAAGGCTTATCGTCATCCTCGTTTGGGCTTCACTGATAGCCATATTATGTACAAATGGCTCGACTAA
- a CDS encoding efflux RND transporter periplasmic adaptor subunit, producing the protein MNKRIFSYAAGLLLISLRVNAGLSADQDHNHTEQHRPVGATHAAQPHAQSVLLNQAQQAKINLKLETIQPAYERMPLYAPGELKANSYTSYVVTPRIDSVIERRHAVLGQIVEPGDKLVTLFSQDMAQAQADYLIAASQWQRFAKLTDTSLSENQQVEAKARFKATQGKLFAMGMSQSDVSQLQETQSLGLYTLTAKRGGIVLADNFAQGQRFEPGEAIMKLADESSLWVEVRLAATQQSPIDTSTPVEIEHNLRRYPAKVIQQGHTLDPLTRTRVVRLEVDNPDDTLHAGMFVSAYFMFNTASPVIAVPESALVRGADGQWQIFVEHEAGEFIATPVLRNKQMGDRVIIEPASSSQMIETGARVVVEGAFFVASELAKSGFDPHNH; encoded by the coding sequence ATGAACAAACGTATTTTTAGCTATGCAGCTGGATTACTACTGATATCACTGAGGGTCAATGCGGGTTTAAGTGCCGACCAAGACCATAACCATACCGAACAACACCGGCCTGTCGGCGCTACTCATGCTGCGCAGCCTCACGCACAAAGTGTGCTGCTTAATCAAGCTCAGCAAGCAAAGATCAACCTAAAGCTGGAGACAATTCAGCCAGCGTATGAACGCATGCCACTTTATGCGCCGGGCGAACTTAAGGCCAACAGTTACACCAGCTATGTGGTCACGCCGCGGATTGATTCTGTCATTGAGCGCCGTCATGCCGTATTGGGCCAGATAGTTGAGCCGGGCGATAAGCTGGTTACCCTATTTAGCCAGGATATGGCGCAGGCGCAGGCAGATTATCTTATTGCTGCCAGCCAGTGGCAGCGGTTCGCAAAATTAACCGATACGAGCTTAAGTGAAAACCAGCAGGTTGAAGCCAAAGCCCGGTTTAAGGCAACACAGGGTAAGTTATTTGCAATGGGGATGAGCCAGTCTGATGTCAGTCAGTTACAAGAGACTCAGTCGCTGGGCTTATACACTTTGACTGCAAAGCGTGGCGGGATTGTTCTGGCGGATAATTTTGCTCAGGGCCAGCGCTTTGAGCCTGGAGAGGCGATTATGAAACTTGCCGATGAATCGTCCCTGTGGGTCGAAGTCAGGCTGGCTGCTACACAGCAAAGCCCGATTGATACCAGCACCCCCGTTGAGATTGAACATAATCTTCGGCGTTATCCGGCAAAGGTGATCCAGCAGGGGCATACCCTGGATCCACTAACGCGTACCCGGGTTGTTCGCCTGGAGGTAGACAACCCGGACGATACCTTACATGCGGGGATGTTCGTCAGTGCGTACTTTATGTTTAACACCGCAAGTCCGGTTATCGCGGTGCCTGAATCAGCCTTGGTGCGGGGCGCTGACGGCCAGTGGCAGATATTTGTGGAACATGAGGCGGGTGAGTTTATTGCCACTCCTGTGCTGCGCAACAAGCAGATGGGAGATAGGGTCATTATTGAGCCTGCATCGTCCTCGCAGATGATTGAGACTGGCGCCAGGGTGGTTGTTGAAGGGGCATTTTTTGTCGCGTCCGAATTGGCCAAAAGTGGCTTTGATCCACACAACCACTGA
- a CDS encoding efflux RND transporter permease subunit produces the protein MLNKLIQGAIAYRALVLLLALMTLTAALWQIPRLDLDAFPDVTNIQVAVNTEAPGLAAQEVEQLITYPIEAVMYALPDVEQVRSVSKTGLSGVTVVFKEGTDIYFARQLVFERLQAARSLIPDSVGTPDMGPNTSGLGQVYQYLLVAEPGSDFDEMALRSLNDWVVKRLLMPVEGVTDVLSFGGQVKQYQVDVDPARLLAYELTQAQVQQALMDNNRNAGGWYLERGQEQLVIRGIGWFASGDAGLAQIRQVPVKTDNGTVVRVSDVAQVKLGGEIRQGAITMTRRDNAGKQQPMGEVVSGIVLKRMGANTKVTIDGINNKVTQINRALPQGVKFVPFYDQSMLIDKAVSTVAQALLLAFVFIAVVLVLFLLNLSAAILVIVSVPAAIILALGLMSVMGMSANLMSLGGLAVAIGMLVDGSVVMVERILQRHAQSSTSPGTAVRPFHELVSLAARDVARPIFFASAIILLVFLPLFSFEGVEAKLFVPMATSIMLAMVCAVGIALLVVPPLACYLLKSRKPARRNAVLDRVEAYYRQLLIRAQRHSKALLSAISALFIFAVYTLTQIGTEFVPELEEGTLNLRVTLAPSASLDTALSVAPKLEQTLLEFEEVTYALSRIGRPELGGDPEPVSNIEIYIGLRPVEQWKSAHTRAALQEKMATALAVHPGLLFNFSQPIATRVDELLSGVKAQLAIKLFGPDLAVLMQKGEELEQLVKAVSGTTDVALEQLSGEAQLVITPNRQALSRFGLSVNDVMELVSSGLGGSAAGQVVNGNERYDIYVRLAEPARRNPAAIESLRLLSPTGAWVSLKEVASVEFAEGPVQIRRDDVQRRIVVQANVSERDMGSVVTDIKAKMDSALSLPPGYSIEIGGQFESQQRAQKRLALVVPCAMLLVVLLLFVTFNSPGQAALVMLSIPLGVIGGVFSLYLSGQYLSVPASVGFITLFGVAVLNAVVLVESINQRIAAGEDRAKAIQEGAASRLRPVLMTALTSALGLMPILLSAGVGSEVQKPLASVVIGGLFTSTLLTLFVLPVLFECFSATNSNKDSN, from the coding sequence ATGCTAAATAAACTTATTCAAGGTGCAATTGCATACCGTGCTCTGGTGCTGTTGCTGGCGCTTATGACTCTGACGGCGGCACTTTGGCAAATACCTCGCCTGGATCTGGATGCTTTTCCGGATGTGACTAATATTCAGGTTGCTGTTAATACCGAAGCGCCAGGGTTAGCTGCTCAGGAAGTGGAGCAATTGATCACTTACCCCATTGAAGCTGTGATGTACGCGCTACCGGATGTTGAGCAGGTGCGCTCAGTGTCGAAAACCGGATTATCCGGGGTGACAGTGGTGTTTAAGGAGGGCACGGATATTTACTTTGCCAGACAGCTGGTGTTTGAGCGGCTCCAGGCTGCCCGTTCACTGATCCCGGATTCCGTTGGAACACCGGATATGGGCCCCAATACCTCCGGACTGGGTCAGGTCTATCAATACCTGCTGGTGGCAGAGCCCGGCTCGGATTTTGACGAGATGGCGTTGCGAAGCCTTAATGACTGGGTGGTTAAACGTTTGCTGATGCCAGTAGAGGGGGTGACCGATGTGCTGTCATTTGGTGGGCAGGTTAAGCAATATCAGGTGGATGTAGATCCTGCACGTTTACTGGCCTACGAACTCACCCAGGCGCAGGTTCAGCAAGCTCTGATGGATAATAACCGTAATGCTGGTGGCTGGTATCTTGAGCGGGGTCAGGAGCAACTGGTGATCCGAGGGATTGGCTGGTTTGCAAGTGGTGACGCAGGCCTGGCGCAAATTCGCCAGGTGCCCGTCAAGACGGATAACGGCACTGTGGTCCGGGTGAGCGATGTTGCACAGGTTAAACTGGGAGGTGAGATCCGCCAGGGTGCAATAACCATGACCCGGCGAGACAACGCTGGTAAACAGCAGCCGATGGGGGAGGTTGTCAGTGGGATCGTACTCAAACGTATGGGTGCCAACACCAAAGTGACCATTGACGGGATCAACAACAAAGTGACTCAGATTAACCGGGCTCTGCCGCAGGGTGTTAAATTTGTGCCGTTTTACGATCAAAGTATGCTGATCGACAAGGCCGTGAGCACAGTCGCCCAGGCGCTATTGCTGGCATTCGTGTTTATTGCCGTGGTGCTGGTGTTATTTTTACTTAATCTGAGTGCGGCAATACTGGTTATAGTTTCGGTACCTGCGGCCATCATTCTGGCTTTGGGGTTGATGTCTGTGATGGGCATGTCGGCCAATTTGATGTCACTGGGTGGGCTTGCTGTGGCCATAGGTATGTTGGTCGATGGCTCCGTGGTTATGGTTGAGCGTATCTTGCAACGACACGCTCAGTCGTCGACATCACCCGGCACTGCCGTCAGACCGTTTCATGAATTGGTGAGCTTAGCTGCAAGGGATGTTGCTAGGCCTATCTTTTTTGCCTCTGCAATTATCCTGCTGGTTTTTTTGCCCTTATTTTCATTCGAGGGCGTTGAGGCCAAGCTGTTTGTGCCCATGGCAACCAGCATTATGTTGGCCATGGTGTGCGCCGTGGGCATTGCCTTGCTGGTCGTGCCGCCCTTGGCCTGCTACTTGCTGAAAAGCCGCAAACCGGCGCGGCGCAATGCGGTATTAGATAGGGTTGAAGCGTATTATCGTCAGTTACTGATTCGGGCGCAGCGCCACAGCAAAGCACTCCTTAGTGCAATCTCGGCGCTGTTTATATTCGCGGTATACACGTTGACGCAAATTGGCACTGAGTTTGTTCCGGAGCTGGAGGAAGGGACCCTGAACTTGCGTGTAACGCTGGCACCTTCTGCCAGTCTGGACACGGCCTTGTCAGTTGCACCTAAACTGGAACAAACGTTGTTGGAGTTTGAAGAAGTGACTTATGCATTAAGTCGTATTGGCCGCCCTGAGCTGGGGGGCGATCCTGAGCCGGTGAGTAATATCGAAATTTACATTGGGCTGCGGCCTGTAGAGCAGTGGAAAAGTGCCCATACACGCGCCGCTTTGCAAGAAAAAATGGCAACGGCGCTCGCGGTTCATCCGGGTTTACTTTTTAACTTTTCTCAGCCGATAGCAACGCGTGTTGATGAGCTACTGTCAGGCGTTAAAGCTCAGCTTGCCATTAAATTATTCGGACCCGATTTGGCTGTGTTGATGCAAAAAGGGGAAGAACTTGAACAGCTGGTAAAGGCAGTATCGGGCACCACGGATGTGGCATTGGAGCAGTTAAGCGGAGAGGCACAGCTGGTGATCACACCGAACAGGCAGGCGTTGTCGCGTTTCGGACTCTCCGTTAATGATGTAATGGAGCTGGTCAGCAGCGGTTTAGGGGGCAGCGCAGCAGGTCAGGTAGTCAATGGCAATGAAAGGTATGATATTTACGTCAGGCTGGCTGAACCGGCCAGGCGTAACCCCGCTGCAATTGAATCTCTCAGGCTGTTGTCACCCACTGGTGCCTGGGTCAGCTTAAAAGAAGTGGCAAGCGTTGAGTTTGCCGAAGGTCCGGTACAGATCCGTCGTGATGACGTGCAGCGCAGAATCGTTGTGCAAGCCAATGTCTCTGAAAGAGATATGGGCAGTGTTGTCACGGATATTAAAGCTAAGATGGATAGCGCATTATCACTGCCGCCGGGCTACAGCATTGAAATTGGAGGCCAGTTTGAAAGCCAGCAGCGTGCCCAAAAGCGATTAGCACTGGTGGTGCCCTGTGCCATGTTGCTGGTGGTTTTACTGCTGTTCGTGACCTTTAATTCGCCAGGCCAGGCGGCCCTGGTTATGCTGAGCATTCCCCTGGGTGTCATTGGTGGCGTCTTTTCTTTATATCTGTCCGGGCAGTATTTATCAGTTCCGGCGTCTGTAGGATTTATTACCTTATTTGGTGTTGCTGTGTTAAACGCGGTGGTACTGGTAGAGAGTATTAATCAGCGCATTGCCGCAGGAGAGGACAGAGCTAAGGCAATTCAAGAAGGGGCCGCTTCAAGATTGCGCCCGGTATTGATGACTGCGCTTACCTCCGCACTGGGACTCATGCCAATTTTGTTATCAGCGGGTGTGGGCTCAGAGGTTCAGAAACCCTTAGCCAGTGTGGTTATCGGTGGTTTGTTTACTTCAACTTTGCTTACTTTGTTCGTACTGCCTGTTTTATTTGAATGTTTCAGTGCTACAAACTCAAATAAGGACTCCAATTAG
- a CDS encoding DMT family transporter, with amino-acid sequence MSTTTCQDQPNDSPILLALICAMLFWGMSWISGKIIADVAPAQVTVFYRLFMAAISMLPIMWLMNRLKLLNLQYDKRALAWSLPAGILLAVYNELFFLGLADGLPGKGGMLVTTSNPVFTFILSAVLLGQAINRRQGVGLALGLGGGLMMIEVWHFNLEQIMAAGNLYFILASLTWAFLTLISQRGTRYADFITFSTLMYFWASLISYGFAYKHAPFTSAAQYPAYYWHHLLFLSIVVVSIATSVFFLATQKLGPNRSSSFVFVVPVTAMGLSAWYFGERLSLGVAVGGACALCAVYLLNKKTSG; translated from the coding sequence ATGTCGACCACAACGTGCCAAGACCAGCCTAACGACTCCCCTATCTTACTTGCGCTGATCTGTGCCATGCTTTTTTGGGGCATGAGCTGGATCTCCGGAAAAATAATCGCCGACGTGGCTCCGGCTCAGGTCACGGTATTCTATCGACTGTTTATGGCTGCTATCAGCATGCTCCCGATTATGTGGTTAATGAACAGACTCAAGCTACTGAACCTGCAATATGATAAACGTGCACTAGCCTGGTCGTTGCCCGCCGGCATTTTGCTGGCAGTATACAATGAGTTGTTTTTTCTCGGACTGGCCGACGGACTCCCTGGCAAGGGCGGTATGCTGGTCACGACCTCAAATCCTGTGTTTACCTTTATTCTAAGTGCCGTTCTACTGGGCCAAGCCATTAACCGGCGTCAGGGCGTTGGGCTTGCATTGGGGCTGGGCGGCGGGCTGATGATGATAGAAGTTTGGCATTTCAACCTGGAACAAATAATGGCGGCAGGTAACCTGTACTTTATTCTTGCATCACTTACCTGGGCCTTTCTGACTTTAATAAGCCAGCGGGGTACCCGCTATGCGGATTTCATCACCTTTAGCACACTCATGTATTTTTGGGCCTCATTAATAAGTTACGGGTTTGCGTACAAGCACGCTCCGTTCACCAGTGCCGCACAATATCCTGCGTATTACTGGCACCATTTACTCTTTTTGTCGATTGTCGTAGTGAGTATTGCCACCAGCGTGTTCTTTTTAGCAACGCAAAAGCTTGGTCCCAACCGCTCAAGTTCTTTTGTCTTCGTCGTGCCGGTTACCGCGATGGGATTGTCGGCCTGGTACTTTGGCGAGCGACTCAGCCTGGGGGTTGCAGTGGGTGGTGCTTGCGCTTTGTGCGCGGTCTATTTACTGAATAAAAAAACGTCAGGTTAA
- a CDS encoding nuclear transport factor 2 family protein: MVTYVRLFILIYTLGAEHSFANTDSEKQAIEYAAKSYLIAQIEVSPELMSQVTDDELIKRTYWQDKAGQEFIMAMDKSGLVKLAAQYNLSGDRFVKQPKVEVKILDIEGRIASVKLAADEWVDYMHLYKNKSGNWQILNVLWQFNQLRRHGSN; the protein is encoded by the coding sequence ATGGTGACATATGTTCGACTTTTTATACTCATTTATACTTTGGGTGCTGAGCACAGTTTTGCCAATACAGACAGCGAGAAGCAAGCCATAGAATATGCAGCTAAGAGTTATCTGATAGCACAAATAGAAGTCAGTCCAGAATTAATGTCACAGGTCACAGATGATGAACTGATAAAACGGACATACTGGCAGGATAAAGCTGGTCAGGAGTTTATTATGGCTATGGACAAAAGCGGATTAGTGAAACTTGCTGCGCAATACAACCTGTCGGGCGATCGCTTTGTAAAGCAGCCGAAGGTCGAAGTGAAAATACTGGATATAGAAGGACGTATTGCCTCTGTCAAACTGGCAGCGGATGAATGGGTTGACTATATGCATCTATATAAGAACAAGTCGGGCAATTGGCAGATCCTTAATGTGTTATGGCAGTTTAATCAGCTCCGGCGGCATGGCAGTAACTAG
- a CDS encoding PQQ-dependent sugar dehydrogenase, which yields MKKTLNKIALSLIFISSQAAAAVEPQTIPVAKSANDYQLELVAKGIQIPWGMVWLNDTELLVTDRSGQLRMIKEGKLLDKPIEGVPEVHAERQGGLLDIEIDPNYAKNGWIYFSYSGFEGEEKGSNTSIMRARLKDMKLVDKQLIFDGFPNTKPSFHFGSRIEFDKEGYLYFSIGDRGNRDVHPQRLDHDAGKIHRINADGTIPDSNPFAKQKDARKSIYSYGHRNPQGMAMHPLTGEIWTHEHGPRGGDEINIIKPGLNYGWPVITYGINYNGTKITDETTRAGMQQPDWVWVPSIAPSGMEFITSDKYPQWQGHLVVGAMKFAHLVLVELDGNKVVGHSKLFEGAGRVRSIATHPNGDLYLGIDGSGIYKVVPKAK from the coding sequence ATGAAAAAAACACTAAACAAGATTGCGTTAAGCTTAATTTTTATTTCTTCCCAGGCGGCTGCGGCAGTGGAGCCGCAAACCATCCCGGTTGCAAAAAGCGCCAATGACTATCAACTGGAACTGGTAGCCAAAGGCATTCAGATCCCCTGGGGCATGGTGTGGCTAAATGACACAGAATTACTGGTGACCGATAGGTCAGGTCAGCTACGCATGATTAAAGAAGGAAAATTGCTCGACAAGCCAATTGAGGGCGTTCCGGAGGTGCATGCCGAGCGCCAGGGTGGCCTGCTGGATATAGAGATTGACCCGAACTACGCAAAGAATGGCTGGATCTACTTTTCTTATTCTGGCTTTGAAGGCGAAGAGAAAGGCAGCAACACCTCTATTATGCGTGCTCGCCTGAAAGACATGAAGTTAGTTGATAAACAGCTGATATTTGATGGCTTCCCAAATACCAAACCGTCATTTCACTTCGGCTCACGTATTGAGTTTGATAAAGAAGGCTACCTGTATTTTTCAATCGGCGACCGGGGAAACCGCGATGTACATCCTCAGCGCCTGGACCACGATGCAGGTAAAATTCATCGTATCAACGCCGATGGCACTATCCCTGACTCTAACCCCTTTGCAAAGCAAAAAGATGCGCGTAAGAGTATCTATTCCTATGGGCATCGAAATCCACAGGGCATGGCCATGCACCCGCTAACGGGCGAGATCTGGACCCATGAACATGGCCCCCGTGGCGGTGATGAAATCAATATCATTAAGCCCGGGCTAAACTATGGCTGGCCCGTGATCACTTATGGGATCAACTACAACGGCACCAAGATCACCGATGAAACCACGCGTGCCGGTATGCAACAACCTGACTGGGTGTGGGTCCCTTCAATCGCGCCATCCGGCATGGAATTCATAACCAGCGACAAATACCCCCAATGGCAAGGTCATCTGGTTGTTGGCGCAATGAAATTCGCCCATTTGGTCTTGGTCGAACTTGATGGCAATAAAGTGGTCGGCCACAGTAAACTATTCGAAGGTGCCGGGCGCGTGCGCAGCATAGCCACCCACCCCAACGGCGACTTATATCTTGGTATCGATGGCAGCGGTATATATAAAGTAGTGCCCAAAGCAAAGTAG
- a CDS encoding carbohydrate porin, whose amino-acid sequence MSFSARHTVLLSSALLIGSSHVYANTTELDTLKRELASLEDKVAQLESATKNADTSTETPEKGVQVGGAVRFNYGMNSYDQDSERRGGDIDFDLVRINLSGEVADIGINAEVRFHDYMRVVKFAYLDYDITPQWQAQLGLAPVPFGNTPVASHSYFMTPNYFVGLEEDYDLGLVFKRAMKDNWQLDLAFFKNDDHGGIDGSAEDRKDRYSVDIVGLRSAGEGFYDAPGQKLAEYNTLVGRFAYQIEHALGETQFGLSALHGGLDNGINRAGDYQAWAVHASNRYEQWYFHLQHTEYDYQVDESTQLVVAANAMYDTIATKAASTTLGISYDMKVTLGPVSQLTLYNDFGVMHDKSDDSANTWMNITGMSVAAGPVFAYIDLVHAKNQPFVGGTLVGDSDDFERRFNVNIGYYF is encoded by the coding sequence ATGTCATTTAGTGCCCGACATACTGTTTTGCTCTCAAGCGCCTTACTGATTGGCTCTTCGCATGTGTACGCCAATACCACAGAGCTGGACACACTTAAGCGTGAATTGGCCAGCCTGGAAGATAAAGTGGCTCAGCTCGAGTCAGCTACAAAGAATGCAGATACATCCACAGAGACACCAGAGAAGGGGGTTCAGGTCGGCGGAGCTGTCCGTTTTAACTATGGCATGAACTCTTACGATCAGGACAGTGAGCGCCGCGGTGGCGATATTGACTTTGATCTTGTGCGTATCAATTTATCTGGCGAAGTGGCTGATATTGGGATCAATGCAGAGGTACGTTTTCACGATTATATGCGCGTCGTGAAGTTTGCCTATCTGGACTATGATATTACGCCGCAGTGGCAGGCTCAGCTGGGTCTGGCACCAGTTCCATTTGGCAATACGCCGGTTGCGTCGCACAGCTATTTTATGACGCCAAACTACTTTGTCGGTCTCGAAGAGGACTACGATTTGGGTTTGGTATTCAAGCGAGCCATGAAGGATAACTGGCAGCTTGATCTGGCATTTTTTAAAAATGATGACCATGGTGGGATAGATGGCTCGGCAGAAGATCGCAAAGATCGTTACTCGGTGGATATTGTCGGGTTGCGTAGCGCCGGTGAAGGCTTCTATGACGCACCAGGCCAAAAGCTGGCTGAGTACAACACCCTGGTCGGACGCTTTGCTTATCAGATTGAACATGCACTGGGTGAAACTCAATTCGGCCTGTCAGCGCTGCATGGTGGCCTGGATAATGGTATTAACCGTGCCGGTGATTATCAGGCCTGGGCGGTGCATGCTTCTAACCGTTACGAACAATGGTATTTCCACCTTCAGCATACTGAGTACGACTATCAGGTAGATGAATCGACCCAGCTAGTGGTTGCTGCGAACGCCATGTACGACACCATAGCAACAAAAGCTGCATCGACAACGCTAGGTATCTCCTATGACATGAAGGTGACCTTAGGCCCAGTATCACAGTTAACGCTGTATAACGACTTTGGTGTGATGCACGATAAATCAGATGACAGTGCGAATACCTGGATGAATATCACGGGTATGTCTGTGGCAGCCGGTCCTGTATTTGCTTATATTGACCTGGTACACGCCAAGAACCAGCCCTTTGTGGGCGGCACGCTGGTCGGTGACAGCGATGATTTTGAGCGCCGCTTTAACGTTAATATCGGTTACTATTTTTAA